From a region of the Myxococcaceae bacterium JPH2 genome:
- a CDS encoding SDR family NAD(P)-dependent oxidoreductase codes for MAETSYRTALVTGASSGLGRGLALWLAKQGLRVFATGRRLSQLDALAAEARAAGATVEPVEMDVTDEARTRARIQQLDDECGGLDLIVANAGVGGPTHGKRMEWERVGAIIDTNVTGACATLCAVLPRMVERGRGHLVGISSLAGQRGLSGHAAYSASKAFLSTFLESLRVDLSGTGVHVTCVYPGFVKSEMTAKNRFPMPFLMETEDAVERMGRAIFRAQAEVRFPWQLSAPMRLVKVLPNPLFDAAARRLK; via the coding sequence ATGGCGGAGACGAGCTATCGGACGGCCCTGGTGACAGGTGCCTCGAGCGGCCTGGGTCGAGGCCTGGCGCTGTGGCTGGCGAAGCAAGGGCTGCGCGTGTTCGCCACCGGACGGCGCCTGTCGCAGCTGGACGCGCTGGCGGCCGAGGCCCGAGCGGCCGGCGCTACCGTGGAGCCGGTGGAGATGGACGTCACCGACGAGGCCCGGACCCGGGCGCGCATCCAGCAGCTCGACGACGAGTGCGGCGGCCTGGACCTCATCGTGGCCAACGCGGGCGTCGGCGGCCCCACCCATGGAAAGCGCATGGAGTGGGAGCGCGTGGGCGCCATCATCGACACCAACGTCACCGGCGCCTGCGCCACGCTGTGCGCGGTGCTGCCTCGCATGGTGGAGCGCGGACGCGGGCACCTGGTGGGCATCTCCAGCCTCGCGGGCCAGCGCGGACTGTCGGGCCACGCCGCCTACTCCGCCTCCAAGGCGTTCCTCTCCACCTTCCTGGAGAGCCTGCGGGTGGACCTGTCCGGCACGGGCGTCCACGTCACGTGCGTCTATCCCGGCTTCGTGAAGAGCGAGATGACGGCGAAGAACCGCTTCCCCATGCCCTTCCTCATGGAGACCGAGGACGCCGTGGAGCGCATGGGCCGCGCCATCTTCCGCGCCCAGGCCGAGGTCCGCTTCCCCTGGCAGCTCTCCGCGCCCATGCGGCTGGTGAAGGTGCTGCCCAATCCCCTTTTCGACGCCGCCGCGCGCCGGCTCAAGTGA
- a CDS encoding MFS transporter, with protein sequence MVVIVAIVQALIFAFGWLPIAGIDGTRPAQEPSAVLAVLSRSTLFIGLGVALLGIVFQDRFSRRAVLAVGTVTLLVAMGLGSVHADATLSALSYVVAAVSGGILLPSSMAVIVEQVGPGRRGLVMGMASALAVFAQNATVYAVTPPGDASWGHGAALPWLRGAVVLLSLGLAFALWRLPPGRGGHDVDAARGSARWLFEPKEAWLAYVLPGLVTVAGGLAIAGAMRYRLASPFNHLSAPVDERLLVGGLCLVGLVIVGRLSDRFGALHVTLRALAVGFVFVSCLWFRTGALAALGVVLFSVLQWVLRVASFEAVARVAGSGASGRFMSLVAAVTSLVTIAAQWIHPAPQSVEELHRPMSGLTIAICGGLVLAIVAVLSQLQEAVREPREDSSDTELSGASPPR encoded by the coding sequence GTGGTTGTCATCGTCGCCATCGTCCAGGCGCTCATCTTCGCCTTCGGATGGCTCCCAATCGCCGGAATCGACGGAACAAGGCCCGCGCAGGAGCCCAGCGCCGTGCTGGCGGTTCTCTCTCGATCCACCTTGTTCATCGGGCTGGGCGTGGCGCTCTTGGGAATCGTGTTCCAGGATCGCTTCTCGCGCCGCGCCGTGCTGGCTGTGGGCACGGTGACGCTCCTGGTGGCGATGGGGCTGGGGTCCGTGCACGCAGACGCGACGCTGAGTGCCCTGTCCTACGTCGTCGCCGCGGTCTCAGGGGGCATCCTGCTGCCGTCGTCGATGGCCGTCATCGTGGAGCAGGTCGGCCCGGGCCGCCGCGGCCTGGTGATGGGGATGGCCTCGGCCCTGGCGGTGTTCGCCCAGAACGCAACGGTGTATGCCGTGACGCCGCCCGGGGATGCGTCATGGGGGCATGGTGCGGCGCTTCCCTGGCTGCGGGGCGCCGTGGTGCTCTTGTCCCTGGGGCTGGCATTTGCCCTCTGGAGGCTGCCGCCCGGTCGCGGGGGCCACGACGTGGACGCGGCTCGGGGGAGCGCGCGGTGGCTGTTCGAGCCGAAGGAGGCGTGGCTCGCGTACGTGCTGCCCGGCCTGGTCACCGTGGCCGGGGGCTTGGCGATCGCGGGTGCCATGAGGTACCGCCTTGCGAGCCCCTTCAATCATCTCTCGGCTCCTGTCGATGAGCGGCTCCTGGTGGGGGGGCTGTGCCTCGTGGGGCTGGTCATCGTGGGCCGGTTGTCCGATCGGTTCGGAGCGCTGCATGTGACGTTGAGGGCGCTGGCCGTGGGGTTCGTTTTCGTCAGTTGCCTGTGGTTTCGGACAGGAGCCCTGGCGGCGTTGGGGGTCGTCCTCTTCTCCGTGCTGCAATGGGTGCTGCGGGTAGCCAGCTTCGAAGCGGTGGCGCGGGTCGCGGGCTCAGGAGCAAGCGGACGCTTCATGTCGCTGGTCGCCGCGGTCACGTCCCTGGTCACCATCGCGGCCCAGTGGATCCACCCCGCCCCTCAGTCGGTTGAGGAACTGCACCGGCCGATGTCCGGGCTTACGATCGCGATCTGCGGAGGACTCGTGCTGGCGATCGTGGCGGTGCTGTCGCAGTTGCAGGAGGCCGTGCGCGAGCCCAGGGAGGACTCCTCCGACACGGAGTTGTCCGGCGCCTCCCCACCGCGTTAG
- a CDS encoding twin-arginine translocase subunit TatC, whose translation MSLVEHLTELRSRLFKCTIAVFVLGAVSLVFAKPIFGLLMRPVLDALPPEGRSLIYTSGIEEINVLMKVGVYCGIFLTTPVILWQIWGFVSPGLYPEERRYASPFVVLGSVAFLTGALFCYFVVLPSMFKFLLNEEDTLALEQRLDTAKLTADDALRFLRVGEAERAGQLAKQASTALTSAGDGQLDAPQVVPAASVEMAARLEGLGKLVDAVAAGLGSQARGVLKQAVEKRVEAVEAFGKKDFLAAATAMDASASLLAGVAPTHSEELAGVWKLEKELAEGHARNQAERWTRPMLTMDEQLSLVLLLILAFGIIFEMPLVMAVLGIVGVVQSRWLFRYQRHAFVVCLIAAAVITPTGDVVNLSLMAGPMLMCYELGVLAVWLIEKRRNKAAATTDIAPVP comes from the coding sequence ATGAGCCTGGTGGAGCACCTCACGGAGCTCCGCTCGCGCCTCTTCAAGTGCACCATCGCGGTGTTCGTGTTGGGGGCGGTGTCGCTCGTGTTCGCCAAGCCCATCTTCGGCCTGCTGATGCGGCCGGTGCTGGACGCGCTTCCCCCCGAGGGACGCTCGCTCATCTACACGTCGGGTATCGAAGAGATCAACGTGTTGATGAAGGTGGGTGTCTACTGCGGCATCTTCCTCACCACGCCCGTCATCCTCTGGCAGATCTGGGGCTTCGTCTCGCCGGGGCTGTATCCGGAGGAGCGCCGGTATGCCTCGCCCTTCGTGGTGCTGGGCTCGGTCGCGTTCCTCACGGGCGCGCTGTTCTGCTACTTCGTGGTGCTGCCCTCGATGTTCAAGTTCCTCCTCAACGAGGAGGACACGCTGGCGCTGGAGCAGCGGCTGGACACCGCGAAGCTGACCGCGGACGACGCGCTGCGCTTCCTGCGCGTGGGAGAAGCCGAGCGCGCGGGCCAGCTCGCGAAGCAGGCCAGCACGGCGCTCACCTCCGCGGGCGATGGACAGCTCGACGCGCCGCAGGTGGTGCCCGCGGCGAGCGTGGAGATGGCGGCGCGCCTGGAGGGACTCGGCAAGCTGGTGGACGCGGTGGCGGCCGGGTTGGGCTCGCAGGCGCGCGGCGTGCTGAAGCAGGCGGTGGAGAAGCGGGTGGAGGCGGTGGAGGCCTTCGGCAAGAAGGACTTCCTGGCGGCGGCGACCGCGATGGACGCGTCGGCCAGCCTGTTGGCGGGCGTGGCGCCCACGCACAGCGAGGAGCTGGCGGGGGTGTGGAAGCTGGAGAAGGAGCTGGCCGAGGGCCACGCGCGCAACCAAGCGGAGCGGTGGACGCGGCCCATGCTCACCATGGATGAGCAGCTCTCGCTGGTGCTGCTGCTCATCCTCGCCTTCGGCATCATCTTCGAGATGCCGCTGGTGATGGCGGTGCTGGGCATTGTCGGCGTGGTGCAGTCGCGCTGGCTGTTCCGCTACCAGCGCCACGCCTTCGTGGTGTGCCTCATCGCCGCGGCGGTGATTACGCCCACGGGCGACGTGGTGAACCTGTCGCTCATGGCTGGCCCCATGCTCATGTGCTACGAGCTGGGCGTCCTGGCGGTGTGGCTCATCGAGAAGCGCCGCAACAAGGCCGCGGCCACCACGGACATCGCGCCGGTGCCGTAG
- a CDS encoding NAD-binding protein has product MASWGRRLLVNLRYLRALMRRFRTTLLLALGLYGVGPLLFHWRYVGPSGEGISFGEALHHVYFLLFGQPSLPYVNDWLVETLNFVIPPVGIALVADGVVRFAYLFFARHKNDKEWVAVVSETMKGHVVVCGAGRVGYRVVTQLREMGRDVVVVEKREDAAFVSALRDENVPLLIDDTRSPLCLPRTHVKHASAIVCATDDDLANLNIALDARRLNPDIRVVIRLFDDDLGAKVRDTFHVEALSSSSLAAPAMALAALDPRIIHSFRIAQHLMVVSLFEVREGLTGMTVSQVRDRFGALALALHRGPQEVLNPSGDEALRDGDLVTLQAPYPEYLRLRAFTQEGPPPAWTDRDNFLMPGHRDVG; this is encoded by the coding sequence ATGGCCTCCTGGGGGCGACGGCTGCTGGTGAACCTGCGTTACCTGCGCGCGCTGATGCGCAGGTTCCGCACGACGTTGCTGTTGGCCCTGGGGCTGTACGGCGTGGGGCCGCTGCTCTTCCACTGGCGCTACGTGGGCCCGAGCGGCGAGGGCATCTCGTTCGGCGAGGCGCTGCACCACGTCTACTTCCTGCTCTTCGGTCAGCCGTCGTTGCCGTACGTCAACGACTGGCTGGTGGAGACGCTCAACTTCGTCATCCCGCCGGTGGGCATCGCGCTGGTGGCGGATGGCGTGGTGCGCTTCGCGTACCTGTTCTTCGCCCGCCACAAGAACGACAAGGAGTGGGTCGCCGTGGTCTCCGAGACGATGAAGGGACACGTCGTGGTGTGCGGCGCTGGCCGCGTGGGCTACCGCGTGGTGACGCAGCTGCGCGAGATGGGCCGCGACGTGGTGGTGGTGGAGAAGCGCGAGGATGCCGCCTTCGTCTCGGCGCTGCGCGACGAGAACGTCCCGCTGTTGATTGACGACACGCGCAGCCCGCTGTGTCTGCCGCGCACGCACGTGAAGCACGCGTCCGCCATCGTCTGCGCCACGGACGATGACCTGGCCAACCTCAACATCGCGCTGGACGCGCGGCGGCTGAATCCAGACATCCGCGTGGTCATCCGCCTGTTCGACGACGACCTGGGCGCCAAGGTGCGAGACACCTTCCACGTCGAGGCGCTCTCCAGTTCCTCGCTCGCGGCGCCGGCCATGGCGCTGGCGGCGTTGGATCCGCGCATCATCCACTCGTTCCGCATCGCGCAGCACCTGATGGTGGTGTCCCTCTTCGAGGTGCGCGAGGGGCTCACGGGCATGACGGTGTCGCAGGTGAGAGATCGCTTCGGCGCCCTCGCGCTGGCCCTGCACCGGGGGCCGCAGGAGGTGCTCAATCCCTCGGGAGATGAGGCCTTGCGGGACGGGGACCTGGTGACGCTCCAGGCGCCTTATCCCGAGTACTTGCGGCTTCGCGCCTTCACGCAGGAGGGGCCGCCTCCCGCGTGGACGGACCGCGACAACTTCCTCATGCCGGGCCACCGCGACGTCGGGTAG
- the tatB gene encoding twin-arginine translocase subunit TatB: MFNIGAGEMVLILVAALLVLGPQRLPELARAIGKFMREFRRHTDDVRNVVEREFYAMDEEVNRAPPPPMGRPGSRFAPPDAAPPVVPVPVPPQAEAAVTPAEPALLPETTAASVATESLAAPSETEPEPALASSPAPTPIPGTVARNAPKRS; this comes from the coding sequence ATGTTCAACATCGGCGCAGGCGAAATGGTGCTCATCCTGGTGGCCGCGCTGCTCGTGCTCGGGCCGCAGCGGCTGCCCGAGCTGGCGCGCGCCATCGGCAAGTTCATGCGCGAGTTCCGCCGACACACGGACGATGTCCGCAACGTCGTGGAGCGCGAGTTCTACGCCATGGACGAGGAAGTCAACCGCGCGCCGCCCCCGCCCATGGGCCGCCCCGGTTCGCGCTTCGCGCCGCCGGATGCCGCGCCGCCCGTTGTGCCGGTGCCGGTGCCCCCACAGGCCGAGGCCGCCGTGACGCCCGCCGAGCCCGCGCTGCTGCCGGAGACGACCGCGGCCAGCGTGGCGACCGAGTCCCTGGCGGCCCCTTCCGAGACCGAGCCAGAGCCCGCGCTCGCCTCCTCTCCCGCGCCCACGCCCATTCCTGGCACGGTGGCGCGCAACGCCCCGAAACGGAGCTGA
- a CDS encoding response regulator, with the protein MGSWNCVLAVDDDPDILLAFKDVLELEGYGVALARSGDEALALMSRGLRPAVILLDLLMPRMNGWEFRARQLSDAQLADIPVVVVSGQGVSAREAASFGVDGYLKKPLSLDQLLDEVARHTAAGRRVAEPSRG; encoded by the coding sequence ATGGGGTCGTGGAACTGCGTGCTGGCCGTGGACGACGACCCCGACATCCTGCTCGCCTTCAAGGACGTGCTGGAGCTGGAGGGCTACGGCGTGGCGCTCGCGCGCAGCGGCGACGAGGCGCTGGCGCTCATGTCGCGCGGCCTGCGCCCGGCCGTCATCCTGTTGGACCTGCTGATGCCACGGATGAATGGCTGGGAGTTCCGCGCGCGCCAGCTCTCGGACGCGCAGCTGGCGGACATCCCCGTGGTGGTCGTGAGCGGACAGGGCGTGAGCGCGCGCGAGGCCGCCTCGTTCGGCGTGGACGGCTACCTGAAGAAGCCGCTGAGCCTGGACCAGCTCCTGGACGAGGTCGCGCGCCACACCGCGGCGGGGCGGCGCGTGGCGGAGCCTTCGCGCGGATGA
- a CDS encoding histone deacetylase: MTRTLLLTDPLFLQHDPGAGHPESPARLRSILGVLARTPVEGTRLIAPRSATEAELASVHSAPMRASLEALSGQSARIDADTQVSPDSVDAARLAAGAAVQAVEAVMAGEARNAFALVRPPGHHAEPERAMGFCLFNNAAIAAEAGRRLGAERVLVLDWDVHHGNGTQAAFWNRRDVLYQSVHQFPYYPGTGAAPEIGTGEGEGYTVNCGLPGGNSDADYGMIFEELLLPVAQAYRPQLILVSAGFDPHRHDPIGGMDLTERGFAAMCSAVRALAEEVSGGKLVLLLEGGYSLPGLSQSVHACVEVLAGRRDSFPTEPVHRDARDAVAASRLALQRYWPVLTRG; the protein is encoded by the coding sequence ATGACGCGCACGCTGCTGCTCACCGACCCCCTCTTCCTCCAGCATGACCCGGGTGCGGGACACCCAGAGTCGCCCGCTCGGCTGCGGAGCATCCTCGGCGTGCTGGCGCGCACCCCCGTGGAGGGCACGCGGCTCATCGCGCCGCGCTCCGCGACCGAGGCGGAGCTGGCCTCCGTGCACTCCGCCCCGATGCGCGCGTCCCTGGAGGCGCTCAGCGGGCAGAGCGCGCGCATCGACGCGGACACGCAGGTGTCCCCCGACAGCGTGGACGCGGCGCGGCTGGCGGCGGGCGCCGCGGTGCAGGCCGTGGAGGCGGTGATGGCGGGCGAGGCACGGAACGCCTTCGCCCTCGTGCGCCCCCCGGGCCACCACGCCGAGCCCGAGCGCGCCATGGGGTTCTGCCTCTTCAACAACGCCGCCATCGCGGCCGAGGCCGGCCGGAGGCTGGGCGCCGAGCGCGTGCTGGTGCTCGACTGGGACGTCCACCACGGCAACGGCACGCAGGCCGCCTTCTGGAACCGGCGCGACGTGCTCTACCAGTCCGTCCACCAGTTCCCCTACTACCCAGGCACCGGCGCGGCGCCCGAGATCGGCACAGGCGAGGGCGAGGGCTACACCGTCAACTGCGGCCTGCCCGGTGGCAACAGCGACGCGGACTACGGGATGATTTTCGAGGAGCTGCTGCTGCCCGTGGCCCAGGCCTATCGCCCCCAGCTCATCCTCGTGTCCGCCGGCTTCGACCCCCACCGACACGACCCCATAGGTGGCATGGACCTCACCGAGCGAGGCTTCGCCGCCATGTGCTCCGCGGTGCGCGCGCTCGCCGAGGAGGTCAGCGGCGGCAAGCTGGTGCTGCTGCTGGAAGGGGGCTACTCGCTGCCCGGCCTGTCCCAGTCCGTGCATGCCTGCGTGGAGGTCCTCGCGGGCCGACGCGACTCGTTCCCCACCGAGCCCGTCCACCGGGATGCCCGCGACGCCGTGGCCGCCAGCCGCCTCGCGCTCCAGCGCTACTGGCCGGTGCTCACGCGAGGCTGA
- a CDS encoding MBL fold metallo-hydrolase: MSRFVSVLLFVLVSGCVSARAPVGAQVTLASHGDARVGTYVSSPWGFSTSSYWIEGPTGLILIDTQFLPSAAEEFVTWAEHVTGKKAELAIVLHANPDKFNGTDVLRRRGIRVVTSAQVRALIPAIHVKRTKAFLSRYQPDYPTEVPLPDSFGDATTELSAGGVTVKAHVLGAGCSEAHVAVEYEGHLFAGDLVANNAHSWLEIGKTDEWLRRLAELRALNPKFVHPGRGPSGGAGLLEQETAYLERVIAEVAVEKPHGALTDAAQKRIRERVIAAYPGLGYSVFLGIGLPAEWARQAHAEARAE, from the coding sequence ATGTCTCGCTTCGTGTCCGTGCTGCTGTTCGTCCTGGTGAGTGGCTGTGTCTCGGCGCGTGCTCCGGTGGGGGCACAAGTGACCCTGGCCTCGCATGGCGATGCGCGCGTGGGCACGTATGTGTCCTCACCCTGGGGCTTCAGCACGTCGTCGTATTGGATTGAGGGCCCCACGGGGCTCATCCTCATCGACACCCAATTCCTGCCCTCGGCGGCGGAGGAGTTCGTCACCTGGGCGGAGCACGTCACGGGGAAGAAGGCGGAGCTGGCCATCGTGCTGCACGCCAACCCGGACAAGTTCAACGGCACGGACGTGCTGCGCCGCCGAGGCATCCGCGTGGTGACGAGCGCCCAGGTGCGCGCGCTCATCCCGGCCATTCACGTGAAGCGCACGAAGGCGTTCCTGTCTCGCTATCAGCCGGACTACCCGACCGAGGTGCCGTTGCCGGACAGCTTCGGGGATGCGACGACGGAGCTGAGCGCGGGCGGCGTCACGGTGAAGGCGCACGTCCTGGGCGCGGGGTGCAGCGAGGCCCACGTGGCGGTGGAGTACGAGGGGCACCTGTTCGCGGGAGACCTGGTGGCGAACAACGCGCACAGCTGGCTGGAGATTGGGAAGACGGACGAGTGGCTGCGGCGCCTCGCCGAGCTGCGCGCGCTGAACCCCAAGTTCGTCCACCCGGGGCGCGGACCGTCGGGGGGCGCGGGCCTGTTGGAGCAGGAGACCGCGTACCTGGAGCGCGTCATCGCGGAGGTGGCGGTGGAGAAGCCCCACGGTGCGCTGACGGACGCGGCGCAGAAGCGGATTCGCGAGCGTGTCATCGCCGCGTATCCGGGCCTGGGCTACTCGGTGTTCCTCGGCATTGGCCTGCCGGCCGAGTGGGCACGGCAGGCTCACGCCGAGGCCCGGGCGGAGTAG
- a CDS encoding HAMP domain-containing protein: protein MARRFKKPGLRGILLGSFALALALILGALYFVVPAQVEDHLVQRLLAHGHDKAQELQGLLAGQSGTQAPLGLERLYRPDDDFKVVAVLSASGDVLAASPLTPPPWFTDELRARHARSPLPPLDGLTFSNGDVAVVEQVALAGGATGQVMVVVDFTRLNPVLQSLRHTVLAAFGVGLVLFLLVAFLISHAFIILPLDAMMSMARKLAEADLTGRVEVRHSTDELGELAEALNRMGQSWRDTLGRVRGVSDVVAGVIEQIHRTGTTVSSGAGTVQSRVEETSSSMVQMMASLRGIAENVEVLYQSAEESSSSIMEMAATNDEVAENVQAMAASVEETTSAIEEMTFSIKEVALNITALSTSTEDTSSAISQMDAAIGQVEANANETARLSEQVFEDAQTGVEALRKTLSGIDRIKENSRSAAGVIDSLGRHISEIGNILNVIDDVAEQTNLLALNAAIIAAQAGEHGKGFAVVAEEIKDLAERTGASTKEIAELVRSIQEESRNAVVVMNQGVKNVEDGVQLGREAEGALRKINDSTQKSTQMVKAIARATVEQARGSKQVTAAIHRISETVQQISKASNEQAKGGEQIMKSAERMKALTQHVQRSSQEQAHGSKQITRSIESINEMVTHLNRAQKEQTKGSEQVLKAVETIKGVSEHQTRSVRQLEEAIDNLQRQAEILRAEVRRFRV, encoded by the coding sequence TTGGCACGTCGCTTCAAGAAACCCGGTCTCCGGGGCATCCTCCTCGGCTCGTTCGCGCTGGCCCTGGCGCTCATCCTGGGCGCGCTCTACTTCGTCGTTCCCGCACAGGTGGAAGACCATCTGGTGCAGCGGCTGCTCGCGCACGGACACGACAAGGCCCAGGAACTCCAAGGGCTGCTCGCGGGGCAGTCAGGCACGCAGGCTCCGCTCGGATTGGAGCGCCTGTACCGCCCGGATGATGACTTCAAGGTCGTGGCGGTGCTGTCCGCGTCGGGCGACGTGCTCGCCGCCTCGCCCCTCACGCCGCCGCCCTGGTTCACCGACGAGCTGCGCGCGCGTCATGCGCGCTCGCCCCTTCCTCCGCTGGATGGGCTGACGTTCTCCAACGGGGACGTGGCGGTGGTGGAGCAGGTGGCGCTCGCGGGTGGTGCCACGGGGCAGGTGATGGTGGTGGTGGACTTCACGCGCCTCAACCCGGTGCTCCAGTCGCTGCGCCACACGGTGCTCGCGGCGTTCGGCGTGGGGCTGGTGCTGTTCCTGCTGGTGGCGTTCCTCATCTCGCACGCGTTCATCATCCTGCCGCTGGACGCGATGATGTCCATGGCGCGCAAGCTCGCGGAGGCGGACCTCACCGGCCGCGTGGAGGTGCGCCACTCCACGGACGAGCTGGGCGAGCTGGCCGAGGCGCTCAACCGCATGGGCCAGAGCTGGCGCGACACGCTGGGCCGCGTGCGCGGCGTGTCCGACGTGGTGGCGGGCGTCATCGAGCAGATCCACCGCACGGGCACCACGGTGTCCTCGGGCGCGGGCACGGTGCAGTCGCGCGTGGAGGAGACGTCCTCCTCCATGGTGCAGATGATGGCCTCGCTCCGCGGCATCGCGGAGAACGTCGAGGTGCTCTACCAGAGCGCCGAGGAGAGCAGCTCCTCCATCATGGAGATGGCCGCCACCAACGACGAGGTCGCGGAGAACGTGCAGGCCATGGCGGCCAGCGTGGAGGAGACGACCAGCGCCATCGAGGAGATGACGTTCTCCATCAAGGAAGTGGCGCTCAACATCACCGCGCTGTCCACGTCCACGGAGGACACGTCCTCGGCCATCAGCCAGATGGACGCGGCGATTGGGCAGGTGGAGGCCAACGCCAACGAGACGGCGCGCCTGTCCGAGCAGGTCTTCGAGGACGCGCAGACGGGCGTGGAGGCGCTGCGCAAGACGCTGTCGGGCATCGACCGCATCAAGGAGAACAGCCGCAGCGCGGCGGGCGTCATCGACAGCCTGGGGCGCCACATCTCCGAGATTGGCAACATCCTCAACGTCATCGACGACGTGGCCGAGCAGACCAACCTCCTGGCGCTCAACGCCGCCATCATCGCCGCGCAAGCCGGTGAGCACGGCAAGGGCTTCGCGGTGGTGGCCGAGGAGATCAAGGACCTGGCCGAGCGCACCGGCGCCTCCACGAAGGAGATCGCCGAGCTGGTGCGCAGCATCCAGGAGGAGAGCCGCAACGCCGTGGTGGTGATGAACCAGGGCGTGAAGAACGTGGAGGACGGCGTGCAGCTGGGGCGCGAGGCCGAGGGCGCGCTCCGGAAGATCAACGACAGCACGCAGAAGTCCACGCAGATGGTGAAGGCCATTGCCCGCGCCACGGTGGAGCAGGCGCGCGGCAGCAAGCAGGTGACGGCCGCCATCCACCGCATCTCGGAGACGGTGCAGCAGATCTCCAAGGCCTCCAACGAGCAGGCCAAGGGCGGCGAGCAGATCATGAAGAGCGCCGAGCGGATGAAGGCGCTCACCCAGCACGTGCAGCGCTCCAGTCAGGAGCAGGCGCACGGCAGCAAGCAGATCACCCGCTCCATCGAGAGCATCAACGAGATGGTCACCCACCTGAACCGCGCCCAGAAGGAGCAGACCAAGGGCAGCGAGCAGGTGCTCAAGGCGGTGGAGACCATCAAGGGCGTCTCCGAGCACCAGACGCGCTCGGTGCGCCAGTTGGAAGAAGCCATCGACAACCTCCAGCGCCAGGCGGAGATCCTCCGCGCCGAGGTCCGGCGCTTCCGCGTCTGA
- a CDS encoding MFS transporter, whose amino-acid sequence MSAPQAAPSSLTPFERTVVLLIGAVQFINILDFVMVMPLGPYFSSGLGIASSHIGTIGGSYTAAASVAGLVAGTFLDRFDRRKALAVCMMGLVASTAAGGLSTGLVTLLLARVCAGVFGGPATALSMSIIADLIPAEKRGRALGLVMMAFSITSVLGVPIALRLAEMGGWRIPFLGVAALGLLVVAGAIFLLPPVRGHLSPERQAARPVSVLQLLGRTDVQLSYLTTALVMMSAFMLIPNIAPYLLQNLDYPRENLGNIYLAGGVMSFLALRTAGRLVDVYGSFRVGTVGVALGVASIYVGFVDFPRWLPIPVLFMAFMLANGVRNVSYSTLVTKVPEPAVRARFMSLQSAVQHMASALGAFLSSQILTDEPNGHLGGIPTVATVSIVLALGVPPMLWIVENRLRARAQAAPVGAPVPATR is encoded by the coding sequence ATGTCTGCTCCCCAAGCCGCGCCTTCCTCTCTCACCCCCTTCGAGCGCACGGTGGTGCTGCTCATCGGCGCAGTGCAGTTCATCAACATCCTCGACTTCGTGATGGTGATGCCGCTGGGCCCCTACTTCTCCAGTGGCCTGGGCATCGCGTCGTCACACATTGGGACGATTGGCGGCAGCTACACCGCGGCCGCGAGCGTGGCGGGCTTGGTGGCCGGCACGTTCCTGGACCGGTTCGACCGTCGCAAGGCGCTGGCGGTCTGCATGATGGGGCTGGTCGCCTCCACGGCGGCGGGCGGTCTGTCCACGGGACTCGTGACGCTGTTGCTCGCGCGGGTGTGCGCGGGCGTGTTCGGCGGGCCCGCCACGGCGCTGTCCATGTCCATCATCGCGGACCTCATCCCCGCTGAGAAACGCGGCCGCGCGCTGGGCCTGGTGATGATGGCGTTCTCCATCACCTCGGTGCTGGGCGTGCCCATCGCGCTGCGGTTGGCGGAGATGGGCGGCTGGCGCATCCCGTTCCTCGGGGTGGCGGCGCTGGGCCTGTTGGTGGTCGCGGGCGCCATCTTCCTCTTGCCGCCGGTGCGCGGACATCTGTCACCGGAGCGACAGGCCGCGCGGCCGGTGAGCGTCCTGCAACTGCTGGGGCGCACGGATGTGCAGCTCTCCTATCTGACGACGGCGCTGGTGATGATGAGCGCGTTCATGCTCATCCCCAACATCGCGCCCTACCTGCTGCAGAACCTGGACTACCCGCGCGAGAACCTGGGCAACATCTACCTGGCTGGCGGCGTGATGAGCTTCCTCGCGCTGCGGACGGCGGGCCGGCTCGTGGACGTGTACGGCTCGTTCCGGGTGGGCACGGTGGGCGTGGCGCTGGGCGTCGCCTCCATCTACGTGGGCTTCGTCGACTTCCCCCGCTGGCTGCCCATCCCCGTGCTGTTCATGGCCTTCATGCTGGCCAACGGCGTGCGGAATGTGTCCTACAGCACGCTGGTGACCAAGGTGCCCGAGCCGGCGGTGCGCGCCCGCTTCATGTCGCTCCAGTCGGCGGTCCAGCACATGGCCTCGGCGCTGGGGGCCTTCCTGTCCTCGCAGATCCTGACGGACGAGCCGAATGGCCACCTGGGGGGCATCCCGACCGTCGCCACGGTCTCCATCGTCCTGGCCCTGGGGGTTCCTCCCATGCTGTGGATCGTCGAGAACCGGCTGCGCGCCCGAGCCCAGGCGGCCCCGGTCGGCGCCCCGGTACCGGCCACCCGCTGA